A single region of the Triticum dicoccoides isolate Atlit2015 ecotype Zavitan chromosome 2B, WEW_v2.0, whole genome shotgun sequence genome encodes:
- the LOC119367801 gene encoding nod factor hydrolase protein 1-like translates to MAYTTLLYTVISLSLSLAASALAPPPDTTLQAPTTVRAGYYFAADADLWPLSALDASLYTHLYYSSLSVHPTRHTLQLPADLAQVRLLANFSRELKGRNPALRTLLSLATAGVEDAAAGAATASGDPAFAAMAADPTSRAAFADAAVRVARENGFDGIDVAWRFPASAVEMADFGFLVAEWRAAAPQGFLLTATVYFSNHVFGAPFAGVDYPSEAVAGSLDWINVMAFGLRPAGAAANVTAFDAPLYDRASHFSVSYGVVSWLDAGVPAGKVVMGLPLYGRSWFLCNKANSGVGAPVVAAGPKQRGSNATGAMSYAEVQALTTTAGGRAPVMTSYDNGSVSSYLAVGDVWVAFDGAAVVAEKLGFAARCGLLGYFLWPVNYDDANLTVTRRASEVWEQSKISSDSRNVTGVRQGKAPFELPPALGSPSPASEPVPVPRSASFSRLCRKKLDAHLHMSVLILLLY, encoded by the exons atggcatACACCACACTCCTCTACACTGTCATCTCACTCTCGCTCTCCCTTGCAGCTTCAGCTCTTGCGCCACCGCCTGACACCACCCTACAAGCACCGACGACGGTGCGAGCCGGCTACTACTTCGCCGCCGACGCCGACCTCTGGCCCCTCTCGGCCCTCGACGCCTCCCTCTACACCCACCTCTACTACTCCTCTCTCTCCGTGCACCCCACGCGGCACACTCTCCAGCTCCCAGCCGACCTGGCCCAGGTGCGGCTCCTCGCCAACTTCTCCCGGGAGCTCAAAGGCAGGAACCCGGCGCTCAGGACCCTCCTCTCCCTGGCCACCGCCGGCGTCGAAGATGCCGCAGCAGGCGCCGCCACGGCATCTGGGGACCCCGCGTTCGCCGCCATGGCCGCGGACCCGACGTCGCGGGCCGCGTTCGCCGACGCGGCCGTTCGGGTGGCGCGGGAGAATGGCTTCGACGGGATCGACGTCGCGTGGCGGTTCCCGGCATCGGCGGTGGAGATGGCCGATTTCGGGTTCCTTGTCGCCGAGTGGCGCGCCGCGGCGCCCCAGGGGTTCCTGCTCACGGCCACCGTATACTTCTCTAATCACGTATTCGGCGCGCCGTTCGCCGGCGTGGACTACCCGTCGGAGGCGGTCGCGGGGAGCCTCGACTGGATCAACGTGATGGCATTCGGGCTCCGGCCGGCCGGCGCGGCGGCCAACGTCACGGCCTTCGACGCGCCGCTGTACGACAGGGCGTCGCACTTCTCGGTGAGCTACGGCGTTGTCTCCTGGCTCGACGCGGGCGTCCCGGCGGGCAAGGTGGTGATGGGGCTCCCGCTCTACGGCCGGTCGTGGTTCCTGTGCAATAAGGCCAACAGCGGCGTCGGCGCGCCGGTCGTGGCCGCCGGGCCGAAGCAGCGCGGGAGCAACGCGACGGGGGCCATGTCCTACGCCGAGGTGCAGGCGCTCACCACGACCGCGGGCGGACGCGCGCCGGTGATGACGTCGTACGACAACGGCTCCGTGTCGTCGTACCTGGCGGTGGGCGACGTCTGGGTCGCCTTCGACGGCGCGGCCGTCGTCGCCGAGAAGCTCGGCTTCGCCGCCCGGTGCGGCCTGCTCGGCTACTTCCTGTGGCCGGTGAACTACGACGACGCGAACCTCACGGTAACCAGGAGAG catctgaggTCTGGGAGCAGAGCAAAATTTCGTCGGATTCGAGGAACGTCACCGGCGTCCGGCAGGGGAAAGCCCCATTTGAGCTGCCGCCGGCTCTCGGGTCGCCTTCGCCGGCGTCAGAGCCGGTGCCCGTGCCGAGGTCCGCATCATTCTCACGGCTGTGCCGGAAGAAGCTTGATGCGCACCTGCATATGTCTGTACTAATTCTCCTCTTATATTAA